One segment of Paraburkholderia sp. PREW-6R DNA contains the following:
- a CDS encoding helix-turn-helix domain-containing protein codes for MDSLVTAAAHALAAGDPLGALNRVALRDDAPALALRGIAMAQLGDLARAKALVQRAARAFGPKEPVARARCVVAEAEIALVSRDLSWPTKALDSARATLEAHGDRVNAAHARHLEVRRLLLIGRIDEAAHALAALDPTFFPPASRAAYELAVAGIAMRRLHSQAAREALARASHAAHLARIPALTAEIDSALAVLQTPAARLITRGEERPLRLDAVEALLASATLVVDACRHVVYVNGHTISLARRPILFTLVRALAEAWPLDVSRTALVARAFRVKLADESHRARLRVEMGRLRKALKSVAGINATQQGFTLVPHRARDVAVLARLVDDRHAAVLALLADGESWSSSALALALDTSQRTVQRALDSLLAARKVQSVGCGRARRWMAPPMPGFTTTLLLPASLPID; via the coding sequence GTGGATTCGCTAGTCACGGCTGCGGCGCATGCGCTTGCCGCGGGCGACCCTCTTGGCGCACTGAACCGCGTTGCGTTGCGCGACGACGCCCCCGCGCTCGCGTTGCGCGGCATCGCGATGGCGCAGCTCGGCGACCTGGCGCGCGCAAAAGCGCTGGTGCAGCGCGCGGCCCGCGCATTTGGTCCGAAGGAGCCGGTGGCCCGGGCGCGCTGCGTCGTCGCCGAGGCCGAGATCGCACTCGTCTCACGCGATCTGAGCTGGCCCACCAAAGCGCTCGACTCGGCACGCGCCACGCTCGAAGCGCACGGCGATCGCGTCAATGCCGCTCATGCGCGCCATCTCGAAGTGCGTCGCCTGCTGCTGATCGGCCGGATCGACGAAGCCGCGCACGCGCTCGCGGCGCTCGACCCCACCTTCTTCCCGCCTGCTTCCCGCGCGGCCTATGAGCTGGCCGTCGCCGGCATCGCGATGCGGCGGCTGCACAGCCAGGCCGCCCGCGAAGCGCTCGCGCGTGCGTCGCATGCGGCGCACCTCGCGCGCATCCCTGCGCTGACTGCGGAGATCGACAGCGCGTTGGCCGTGTTGCAGACGCCGGCCGCCCGACTGATCACGCGTGGCGAAGAGCGGCCGCTGCGGCTCGATGCGGTCGAGGCGCTGCTCGCCTCGGCGACCCTGGTGGTCGATGCGTGCCGGCATGTCGTGTACGTAAACGGCCACACGATCTCGCTTGCGCGCCGCCCTATTCTGTTCACGCTCGTTCGCGCGCTGGCCGAGGCGTGGCCTCTGGACGTGTCGCGCACCGCGCTCGTCGCGCGGGCATTCAGGGTGAAGCTCGCAGACGAATCACACCGGGCGCGGCTGCGCGTCGAAATGGGCAGGCTGCGCAAGGCGCTCAAGAGCGTTGCCGGGATAAACGCGACGCAGCAAGGCTTCACGCTCGTGCCGCATCGCGCGCGCGATGTGGCCGTGCTCGCGCGCCTCGTCGACGACCGGCACGCCGCTGTGCTCGCGCTGCTCGCGGACGGTGAGTCGTGGTCGAGTTCGGCGCTCGCATTGGCGCTCGACACGAGCCAGCGCACCGTGCAGCGCGCACTCGACTCGCTGCTGGCGGCGCGCAAGGTGCAATCAGTAGGTTGCGGCCGCGCACGCCGATGGATGGCGCCGCCCATGCCGGGTTTCACGACGACCTTGTTACTCCCCGCGTCGTTACCGATTGATTAG
- a CDS encoding porin: MLLWMQGAIAAGDTGTVALYGVIDTSLEVTDPGSGWTPRVDSGAYRGSRIGLRGAEPLGNGTDLIFTLENGFSSADGSLQTAGVLFNRQAWVGARGGWGELRMGRQYSPIYIPFKGDLDAFGAGTIASGLNNLSKITPYASNAIAYLSPLVGGFDATLMVATRDPSEHDGNGLDGYYLTAAYRFDQFKLLYARQQTHGAGALRANLGGVNYAFGKLHLWLAFFNGDGGTPLYHGAGGSVSAQYSFSTVARASLGYTRVHDYTGTGANADQFSASFEYNLSRTLLLYFSAAYLANHDDASFTLRGVNVTGLPVAYAGAPVKGVQLGVVRRF, encoded by the coding sequence ATGCTGCTATGGATGCAAGGTGCGATTGCGGCTGGAGATACCGGCACCGTCGCGTTGTACGGTGTGATCGACACCAGCCTGGAAGTCACTGATCCGGGTTCGGGCTGGACGCCGCGCGTCGACTCCGGCGCCTATCGCGGCTCGCGCATCGGGCTGCGCGGCGCCGAGCCGCTGGGCAATGGCACGGACCTGATCTTCACACTGGAAAACGGCTTCAGTTCCGCCGACGGATCGCTGCAAACCGCCGGCGTGCTGTTCAATCGTCAGGCGTGGGTCGGCGCGCGTGGTGGGTGGGGCGAACTGCGCATGGGCCGCCAATATTCGCCGATCTATATTCCGTTCAAGGGCGATCTCGACGCGTTCGGCGCGGGCACCATCGCATCCGGCCTGAACAACCTGTCGAAAATCACGCCTTATGCGAGCAACGCGATCGCGTACCTGTCGCCGCTCGTCGGCGGTTTCGACGCGACCTTGATGGTTGCCACGCGCGATCCGTCGGAGCACGACGGCAATGGGCTCGACGGCTACTACCTGACTGCCGCGTACCGTTTCGATCAGTTCAAGTTGCTCTACGCGCGCCAGCAGACGCATGGTGCGGGGGCGTTGCGTGCGAATCTCGGTGGCGTGAACTACGCTTTTGGCAAGCTGCACCTATGGCTGGCCTTCTTCAATGGCGACGGCGGCACGCCGCTCTACCACGGCGCGGGCGGCTCGGTATCGGCGCAATACAGCTTCTCCACGGTGGCACGGGCGTCGCTCGGCTATACGCGCGTTCATGATTACACCGGCACCGGCGCCAATGCCGACCAGTTCAGCGCGTCGTTCGAGTACAACCTGTCGCGCACGTTGCTGCTCTACTTCAGCGCGGCCTATCTGGCCAACCACGACGACGCCAGCTTCACGCTGCGCGGTGTCAACGTCACAGGCTTGCCAGTGGCTTATGCGGGCGCGCCGGTCAAAGGCGTGCAGCTGGGTGTGGTGCGACGGTTCTAG
- a CDS encoding dienelactone hydrolase family protein: MKHTQGSMITFSRPDGQQAQGYLATPAKPEGAPAVVVIQEWWGVNDQIRGVADRYAQAGYVALVPDLYRGKATVEEAEAKHLMDELDFADAATQDVRGAVLHLKQQAANVGVTGYCMGGALTLLALCNVPEASAGAVFYGFPPLDYVDASKIKVPVLGHWATQDEFFALETVSALEKKLQDANVNVEFHRYLAHHAFANETAVGPGRIAQTQYDPVWAQQAWDRTLTFFGRTLWK; the protein is encoded by the coding sequence ATGAAACACACACAGGGTTCGATGATTACGTTCAGCCGCCCGGACGGGCAGCAGGCTCAGGGCTACCTCGCCACGCCGGCGAAACCGGAAGGCGCGCCGGCGGTCGTCGTAATTCAGGAGTGGTGGGGAGTGAATGACCAGATTCGCGGCGTGGCGGACCGCTATGCGCAAGCCGGCTACGTCGCGCTGGTGCCTGATCTGTATCGCGGCAAGGCAACCGTGGAAGAGGCCGAAGCCAAGCATCTGATGGACGAACTCGATTTTGCCGACGCCGCCACGCAAGATGTTCGCGGCGCGGTGCTGCATTTGAAGCAGCAAGCGGCCAACGTGGGCGTGACCGGCTATTGCATGGGCGGCGCGCTTACGCTGCTCGCGCTGTGCAATGTGCCCGAGGCGTCGGCGGGCGCGGTGTTCTACGGCTTTCCGCCGCTCGACTACGTCGACGCGTCGAAGATCAAGGTGCCGGTGCTCGGTCACTGGGCGACGCAGGATGAATTTTTCGCGCTGGAAACGGTGAGCGCGCTCGAGAAGAAGTTGCAGGACGCGAACGTGAACGTGGAGTTTCACCGCTACCTCGCTCACCATGCGTTTGCTAACGAGACGGCGGTGGGACCGGGCCGCATCGCTCAAACGCAATACGACCCGGTGTGGGCACAGCAGGCCTGGGACCGTACGCTGACGTTTTTCGGCCGCACGTTGTGGAAGTAA
- a CDS encoding SDR family oxidoreductase: MNSLTGKTALVTGASRGIGRATALALAREGAQVLVHYSSGEQAADAVVAEIRAAGGNAQKVAANLRDAEGPHALARQVRDVVGHRLDILVANAGISKAASIEETTVKDFDDLFAVNVRAPYFLVQQLLPVMCKGSSVILLSSLAARAAVGTLPAYAATKGAVDTLVKHFASALGERGIRVNAVAPGVVETDMSNFTKTDAGRAVTLGMQALKRVAQPDDIGGAVAFLASEAARWITGETLHVDGGSKL; encoded by the coding sequence ATGAACAGCCTCACCGGAAAGACCGCGCTCGTAACCGGCGCATCACGCGGTATCGGCCGAGCCACGGCGCTTGCGCTTGCCAGAGAAGGCGCACAGGTGCTGGTTCACTACAGCAGCGGCGAGCAGGCGGCAGACGCCGTCGTCGCGGAGATTCGCGCGGCAGGTGGCAATGCGCAGAAAGTCGCGGCCAATCTGCGCGACGCCGAAGGTCCGCATGCACTGGCGAGGCAGGTACGCGACGTGGTCGGACATCGGCTGGATATTCTGGTGGCGAACGCGGGCATATCGAAAGCAGCCAGTATCGAAGAAACGACGGTCAAGGATTTCGACGACCTGTTCGCCGTGAATGTCCGTGCGCCCTATTTCCTCGTCCAGCAACTGTTGCCGGTCATGTGCAAGGGCAGCAGCGTGATCCTGCTGTCGTCGCTCGCGGCGCGCGCCGCCGTCGGCACGCTACCGGCTTATGCGGCCACGAAGGGCGCGGTGGATACGCTCGTGAAGCACTTCGCGTCCGCGTTGGGTGAGCGCGGCATCCGGGTGAATGCCGTTGCGCCCGGCGTCGTCGAAACCGACATGTCGAACTTCACGAAAACCGATGCGGGGCGCGCGGTCACGCTCGGCATGCAGGCATTGAAACGCGTGGCGCAGCCGGACGACATTGGCGGCGCGGTCGCCTTTCTCGCTTCAGAAGCCGCCCGCTGGATCACGGGCGAGACACTTCACGTGGACGGCGGTTCGAAGCTCTGA